The following are encoded in a window of Candidatus Hydrogenedentota bacterium genomic DNA:
- a CDS encoding lecithin retinol acyltransferase family protein codes for MAAGDHIKVRRAGGLYTHHGIDMGDGTVVHFSGEPLRMKDAVVCRIEMADFLQGGQARVVDHGGAALAAEAVMKNAEAMLGMRDYHPIFNNCEHFASYCKTGLRESRQVRRAAKAAAAVAVTALVMGAQFAAAGAAKRAHTGKDRKKNA; via the coding sequence ATGGCGGCAGGCGACCACATCAAGGTGAGGCGGGCCGGCGGGCTTTACACCCACCACGGCATTGACATGGGCGACGGCACGGTCGTCCATTTCTCCGGCGAGCCCCTGCGGATGAAAGACGCCGTGGTGTGCCGCATTGAGATGGCCGACTTTCTGCAGGGCGGGCAGGCCCGCGTGGTGGACCACGGCGGCGCCGCCCTTGCGGCGGAGGCGGTGATGAAAAACGCCGAGGCCATGCTCGGAATGAGGGACTACCACCCGATATTCAACAACTGTGAGCATTTTGCAAGTTACTGCAAAACGGGGCTCAGGGAAAGCCGGCAGGTGCGGCGGGCCGCGAAGGCCGCCGCCGCCGTCGCCGTGACGGCGCTGGTAATGGGCGCCCAGTTCGCGGCGGCGGGCGCCGCAAAACGCGCGCACACTGGAAAGGACCGGAAAAAGAATGCTTGA
- a CDS encoding PASTA domain-containing protein yields MAETPPAPVVGLATPTTLNVTVVPAAENPDATEYAIRCTSSSQWVQADGTLGAAAVWQTAAVWDTIQVTGLTTSTPYTFAVRARNGGGVETANGPTATGTPLPAPDAPTNLTVTDVGADSVSLEWDDNSDDESGFRLYAGLGVDPPATAAGDLPADTVTVTLPLGANLHLSLNIAAFNDNGESNRSNTVTFWTLAEVPSAPVVDGATNNSLNVAIGPRGSNPDETEYAIQCTTTGDWVQADGSLGAAQVWQTAMVWDTVTVTGLTPDTTYVFAVTARNGEGTETAQGPTAGGATLVPVTVPDVVNEEQGAAESIITDAGLVPSVTFQYSMTVDAGKVISTSPVAGTEVGLGSTVILYVSEGPNPNARQVPDVVGKSQAEAEADLADVDLVPNVVRAFDPVVPAGDVISTDPVAGEWLLAGDSVTVTVSDGPEPPTTTVPDVVGFTQGNAETALLGANLVPAVELQYSDTVPVGEVIATDPLAGATVYEGSTVTLFVSKGADLRPAAPTNLAVTDLSTDSVTFEWTDNSSDEDGFNFYAGPGTLEPTEFYPLPADLTSLTAPVTPNIQTTVQVSAFNANGESDRSNAVTFWTLAETPPAPQVGGATMTSLNVTVDPGENPSDTEFAIWSATTLEWVQADGTRGAAPVWQTAGAWDVVTVTGLDTATLYAFAVSARNGAAVETALGPEGSGMTQSLVAVPDVVGQTEANAVAAIEGVGLFADIVPAYSATVAAGLVISTDPAAGAEVGQGSLVTVNVSQGPAPVEVPDLVGQTQATAVSVLGALNLVPNVVLQYSDMVPLGVVISTNPGAGVTVAPGSMVIVTVSDGPEPILVPDVVGFAQGAAQSAVTTAGLLAEIEQQFSDDVPAGFVIATDPVAGTPLSAGSTVVLYVSQGPAPVTVPDMVGETLETAEALLAGVGLVSDVSYAYSLTVPEGTVISSDPLGGTEVQPGTTVALVVSQGPPPAVVPIVIGFTQVNAVSAIEDLNLVAVVEFANSITVPAGLVISTDPAGGAVVPEGTTVTILVSLGPALTNVPEVVGLTQDEAEAAVLDVNLVPNVVFEYNDTVAAGLVISTDPAGGTEVFEGATVTVTVSLGRLATVPEVVGLTREEAETAILDEGLVPDVVLEYSDTIAAGVVISTDPAGGTDVPEGTTVTVTVSLGKRTTVPPVVGETRENAEAAILEANLVADVVLEYSMTVPAGVVISTDPAGGTDVPEGTTVTVTVSNGPAPTTVPDVVGLPEFNAGLALEAAALVVGNVVHEYNDTVPVGQVISQNPEAGLEVLSGSAVDLVVSRGPIPVPVPNVVGESLESAGAILADGRLVVGTVTRVYSPTVPEDEVISQNPAADTEVLPGTAVDLVVSRGPQPVPVPNVVGQTQAFAQSAITDAGLATGVVSLEYDATVPTGRVVSQNPGAGTEVLPGTAVDFVVSRGPQPVPVPNVTGLTESAAGAALVNAGLALGTVTRSYNATVPAGQVISQNPAAGSEALPGTAVDITVSRGPQPVAVPNVTGLTQAAAQLSITGAGLAVGDVTQAHSATVPAGRVISQNPASGTQVLPGTAVALVISRGPQPPKVPNVLGLTQTAAQTAITAAGLTVGAVSQDYSAAVPAGLVISQNPAAGIEVAPGSMVDFVVSLGPQPVPVPDLLNLTQTAAQAALANAGLVRGVITEGCSDGVAVGRIFGQNPVAGSLALPGSAVAVWVSTGPCTVVVPDVIGALRADAVDALAGAGLVAGTVTEVYNEITPAGRVISQAPASGARVVPGTPVSLVLSLGPEPVPVPDVVGMTRSNADTALAGGRMTTGTVTEQCSAAVAAGRVISQTPAAGALAVPGTGVALVLSTGPCQVVVPNVTGLNLIQALNALTGAELVSGTVAEEFNETVPLGRVISQSPAAGVTVVAGSAVDIVISKGPAPLTPEEAKELLGDLFDEADTNGDGRLSFAEAQAVLAALTLDVFTELDTNGDGSLDREELGLPDIDDGCFNCNNGCNKGGYTPERLKKRLGDLFLTGLALSALALLGRSRLG; encoded by the coding sequence TTGGCGGAGACGCCCCCCGCACCCGTGGTGGGTCTCGCCACGCCCACCACACTGAACGTCACCGTGGTGCCCGCCGCGGAAAATCCCGACGCCACGGAATACGCAATACGCTGCACGTCCTCCAGCCAGTGGGTTCAGGCGGACGGGACACTTGGCGCCGCAGCCGTCTGGCAGACCGCCGCAGTCTGGGACACCATTCAGGTGACAGGCCTCACCACGAGCACCCCGTACACGTTTGCCGTGCGCGCCCGCAACGGCGGGGGCGTCGAGACGGCCAACGGTCCGACAGCCACCGGAACCCCCCTGCCCGCCCCCGATGCGCCGACCAATCTGACGGTGACAGATGTCGGCGCTGATAGTGTTTCCCTTGAGTGGGATGACAATTCCGACGATGAGTCGGGGTTCAGGCTTTATGCGGGTCTCGGTGTGGACCCGCCCGCCACCGCCGCAGGCGATCTGCCGGCGGACACCGTGACGGTCACGCTGCCTTTGGGGGCGAACCTGCATTTAAGCCTTAACATTGCCGCGTTCAATGACAACGGGGAAAGCAACCGGTCCAACACGGTCACATTCTGGACCCTGGCCGAGGTTCCTTCCGCGCCGGTGGTGGACGGCGCGACGAACAATTCCCTGAATGTCGCAATCGGCCCCAGGGGGTCCAATCCGGACGAGACGGAGTACGCCATCCAGTGCACGACCACGGGTGACTGGGTGCAGGCGGACGGTTCGCTGGGCGCCGCGCAGGTTTGGCAGACGGCGATGGTCTGGGACACCGTCACCGTGACCGGTCTCACACCGGACACAACCTATGTCTTCGCCGTAACGGCGCGCAACGGCGAGGGGACCGAGACGGCGCAGGGACCGACTGCGGGCGGGGCCACCCTGGTTCCGGTGACCGTGCCGGACGTGGTCAATGAGGAGCAGGGCGCCGCCGAGAGCATCATCACGGACGCAGGGCTTGTGCCGAGCGTGACTTTCCAGTACAGCATGACTGTGGACGCGGGAAAAGTCATTTCCACCAGCCCTGTGGCCGGGACCGAGGTCGGCCTTGGTTCCACAGTGATTCTTTATGTTTCCGAAGGACCAAACCCGAACGCCCGGCAGGTCCCTGACGTGGTTGGGAAGAGTCAGGCGGAGGCGGAGGCGGATTTGGCGGATGTTGATTTGGTTCCGAACGTGGTTCGCGCCTTCGACCCGGTTGTTCCGGCTGGAGATGTGATTTCCACAGACCCCGTTGCGGGTGAATGGCTTCTGGCGGGCGACTCGGTGACGGTCACTGTTTCGGACGGACCGGAACCCCCGACCACCACGGTGCCCGATGTGGTGGGTTTCACGCAGGGTAATGCGGAGACCGCCCTGCTCGGGGCAAATCTGGTGCCGGCTGTTGAACTTCAATACAGCGACACCGTGCCGGTGGGCGAGGTGATTGCCACCGACCCCTTGGCGGGTGCGACGGTTTATGAAGGGTCAACAGTCACGCTGTTTGTTTCCAAGGGGGCCGACCTGCGCCCTGCGGCGCCCACAAATCTTGCCGTGACGGACTTGAGCACAGACTCGGTAACCTTTGAGTGGACGGACAATTCCTCCGATGAGGACGGGTTTAACTTCTACGCGGGACCGGGTACCCTCGAACCGACGGAATTTTACCCGCTTCCGGCGGATTTAACCTCCCTCACCGCGCCTGTGACCCCGAACATTCAGACCACAGTGCAGGTTTCGGCGTTCAACGCCAATGGGGAGAGTGACAGGTCCAACGCGGTGACTTTCTGGACCCTTGCCGAAACGCCCCCCGCGCCCCAGGTGGGCGGAGCCACGATGACTTCTCTTAATGTGACAGTGGACCCCGGTGAAAACCCGTCGGACACAGAATTCGCCATTTGGAGCGCGACCACCCTGGAATGGGTGCAGGCTGACGGAACGCGTGGTGCGGCGCCGGTCTGGCAGACTGCGGGGGCGTGGGATGTTGTCACTGTGACCGGACTTGACACCGCCACGCTTTACGCCTTTGCTGTTTCCGCGCGGAACGGCGCGGCGGTCGAGACCGCCCTGGGTCCGGAAGGCTCCGGAATGACCCAGTCGTTGGTTGCCGTTCCTGATGTCGTGGGCCAGACCGAGGCCAACGCGGTCGCGGCCATTGAGGGCGTGGGGCTTTTCGCGGACATCGTGCCCGCATACAGCGCCACCGTTGCGGCAGGCCTGGTGATTTCCACCGACCCGGCGGCGGGTGCCGAGGTGGGACAGGGCTCTTTGGTCACAGTCAACGTGTCCCAGGGCCCGGCGCCGGTGGAGGTGCCCGACTTGGTGGGGCAGACACAGGCAACGGCGGTGTCGGTTCTTGGCGCGCTTAATCTGGTGCCCAATGTGGTTCTCCAATACAGTGACATGGTCCCTCTCGGGGTGGTGATTTCCACCAATCCCGGCGCGGGCGTCACAGTGGCTCCGGGCTCCATGGTCATCGTGACCGTCTCCGACGGCCCTGAACCCATACTGGTGCCGGATGTGGTGGGGTTTGCCCAGGGCGCCGCCCAGAGCGCGGTCACCACCGCCGGACTGCTGGCGGAGATTGAGCAGCAGTTCAGCGACGATGTCCCTGCCGGCTTCGTGATAGCCACGGATCCGGTGGCGGGCACTCCGTTGTCGGCGGGCTCCACAGTGGTCCTCTATGTCTCCCAGGGTCCCGCACCGGTGACCGTGCCGGACATGGTGGGCGAGACGCTTGAAACCGCCGAGGCGCTGCTGGCCGGGGTGGGGCTGGTCTCCGATGTGTCCTATGCCTACAGTCTTACGGTGCCGGAGGGCACGGTCATATCCTCCGACCCGTTGGGCGGCACGGAAGTGCAGCCCGGCACGACCGTGGCGCTGGTGGTGTCCCAGGGACCCCCGCCCGCCGTGGTGCCCATTGTGATTGGATTCACCCAGGTGAACGCTGTCTCGGCCATTGAAGACCTGAATCTTGTGGCCGTGGTGGAGTTTGCAAACAGCATCACGGTTCCCGCGGGTCTTGTAATCTCCACGGACCCCGCAGGCGGCGCCGTGGTGCCCGAGGGGACCACGGTCACCATTCTCGTGTCGCTTGGGCCCGCGCTCACCAATGTTCCCGAGGTGGTGGGACTTACCCAGGACGAGGCGGAGGCGGCCGTTCTTGACGTGAATCTCGTGCCGAATGTGGTGTTTGAATACAACGACACCGTCGCGGCTGGTCTCGTAATCTCCACAGACCCGGCGGGCGGCACGGAGGTCTTCGAGGGGGCCACGGTCACGGTCACAGTCTCACTGGGCCGCCTGGCGACGGTTCCGGAGGTGGTGGGGCTGACCCGTGAGGAGGCGGAAACGGCCATCCTCGACGAGGGCCTCGTGCCGGATGTGGTGCTTGAATACAGCGACACGATTGCGGCGGGCGTGGTGATTTCCACGGACCCGGCGGGCGGCACGGACGTGCCCGAGGGCACCACGGTCACGGTCACCGTGTCCTTGGGCAAGAGGACCACGGTGCCGCCGGTGGTGGGTGAGACGCGTGAAAACGCCGAGGCGGCCATCCTCGAAGCGAATCTCGTGGCGGACGTGGTGCTTGAGTACAGCATGACCGTCCCTGCGGGCGTGGTGATTTCCACAGACCCGGCGGGCGGCACGGACGTGCCCGAGGGCACCACGGTCACAGTCACGGTCTCGAACGGCCCGGCCCCGACAACCGTGCCGGACGTGGTCGGCCTGCCCGAGTTCAACGCCGGCTTGGCCCTGGAGGCGGCGGCCCTTGTGGTCGGCAACGTCGTCCACGAATACAATGACACCGTCCCGGTGGGCCAGGTCATCAGCCAGAACCCCGAGGCGGGGCTGGAGGTGCTCTCGGGCTCCGCGGTGGACCTCGTGGTGAGCCGGGGCCCGATTCCGGTGCCGGTGCCCAATGTGGTGGGCGAGTCGCTGGAAAGCGCCGGGGCGATCCTGGCCGATGGCCGCCTGGTGGTTGGCACGGTCACACGGGTGTACAGCCCGACTGTGCCGGAAGACGAGGTCATCAGCCAGAATCCGGCCGCGGACACCGAGGTGCTTCCCGGCACGGCGGTGGACCTTGTGGTGAGCCGCGGCCCGCAGCCGGTGCCCGTGCCCAATGTTGTCGGCCAGACACAGGCGTTCGCCCAGTCCGCCATCACCGACGCCGGCCTTGCCACGGGCGTGGTCTCCCTTGAATACGACGCCACGGTGCCGACTGGCCGGGTCGTCAGCCAGAATCCGGGTGCGGGCACCGAGGTGCTTCCCGGCACGGCGGTGGACTTCGTGGTGAGCCGCGGCCCGCAGCCGGTGCCCGTGCCCAATGTCACCGGACTCACAGAGTCGGCGGCGGGCGCCGCCCTTGTCAATGCGGGCCTGGCACTTGGCACGGTCACGCGGTCGTACAACGCGACCGTGCCCGCCGGGCAGGTCATCAGCCAGAATCCCGCCGCCGGAAGCGAGGCGCTTCCCGGCACGGCGGTGGACATCACCGTGAGCCGCGGCCCGCAGCCGGTGGCCGTGCCCAATGTCACGGGTCTCACCCAGGCGGCGGCCCAGTTGTCCATCACAGGCGCGGGTCTTGCCGTGGGCGATGTGACCCAGGCCCACAGCGCGACTGTTCCCGCAGGCCGGGTCATCAGCCAGAATCCCGCCTCCGGCACCCAGGTGTTGCCCGGCACGGCGGTTGCCCTGGTCATCAGCCGCGGTCCGCAGCCGCCCAAGGTGCCCAATGTGTTGGGCCTCACCCAGACGGCGGCCCAGACGGCCATCACCGCCGCCGGACTCACAGTTGGCGCGGTCAGCCAGGACTACAGCGCGGCCGTGCCCGCCGGACTGGTCATCAGCCAGAACCCGGCCGCGGGCATCGAGGTGGCGCCCGGCTCCATGGTTGACTTTGTGGTGAGCCTTGGGCCGCAGCCGGTGCCCGTGCCCGATCTGTTGAACCTGACGCAGACGGCCGCGCAGGCGGCCCTCGCGAACGCCGGACTGGTCCGGGGTGTCATTACGGAGGGATGCAGCGACGGCGTGGCGGTTGGCCGCATCTTCGGGCAGAATCCCGTTGCGGGTTCGCTGGCGCTTCCGGGCTCCGCCGTGGCGGTTTGGGTTTCCACCGGCCCCTGCACGGTCGTGGTCCCCGATGTGATCGGGGCGCTTCGCGCGGACGCCGTTGACGCCTTGGCCGGGGCCGGCCTTGTGGCGGGCACGGTCACGGAAGTCTACAATGAAATCACCCCCGCCGGCCGGGTCATCAGCCAGGCGCCCGCTTCGGGCGCCCGGGTGGTGCCGGGAACACCGGTCAGCCTGGTGCTGAGCCTTGGTCCGGAGCCCGTTCCGGTGCCGGATGTGGTGGGCATGACGCGGTCCAACGCGGACACCGCACTGGCGGGCGGCCGCATGACCACCGGGACCGTAACCGAGCAGTGCAGCGCCGCGGTTGCCGCCGGCCGGGTCATCAGCCAGACACCCGCCGCCGGGGCCCTGGCGGTTCCCGGCACCGGGGTCGCGCTGGTGCTTTCCACCGGCCCCTGCCAGGTGGTGGTGCCGAATGTGACGGGCCTCAACCTGATTCAGGCGTTGAACGCCCTTACCGGCGCCGAACTGGTGTCCGGAACGGTGGCCGAGGAGTTTAACGAGACGGTCCCGCTGGGCCGGGTCATCAGCCAGTCCCCCGCAGCCGGGGTGACCGTGGTGGCGGGCTCCGCCGTGGACATCGTCATCTCCAAGGGGCCGGCCCCGCTGACTCCGGAAGAAGCCAAAGAACTGCTGGGCGACCTCTTTGACGAGGCCGACACCAACGGCGACGGGCGCCTGAGCTTCGCCGAGGCGCAGGCGGTCCTGGCCGCGCTGACCCTGGATGTGTTCACGGAGCTTGACACCAACGGCGACGGCTCGCTGGACCGCGAGGAACTCGGGCTTCCGGACATTGACGACGGGTGCTTCAACTGCAACAACGGCTGCAACAAGGGCGGCTATACCCCCGAACGGCTCAAGAAGCGCCTGGGCGACCTGTTCCTCACCGGACTGGCCCTCAGCGCCCTGGCCCTGCTCGGAAGGAGCCGGCTCGGCTGA
- the pabB gene encoding aminodeoxychorismate synthase component I yields MRGMNQQFFERSQTPGFACFPGRREAVIFSDPLELLEARAVDGVRPLLDAVDAATRRGLHAAGYVAYEAAPAFDPALAAHPRLEGLPLACFFLYREPLRVPMAELSPPAGAGWAFGPWQPGCSREAYDEALERVRTWIAAGDTYQINLTFPMGARFEGAPFAAFLDLHRGQRSGECAFLNCGGRSILSLSPELFFRLDGGLLETRPMKGTIARGRWPEEDREQAQRLIESPKERAENVMIVDLLRNDMGRISDTGSVAVSSLFDTERYRTLWQMTSTVRARTGASLGEIFGALFPSGSVTGAPKVRAMQIIRELEPEPRGVYCGAVGRAGPGGKARFNVAIRTILLDAAAGEARYSVGSGVTWDSRAGSEHAECLLKAEVLRGPAEPFHLLETLLWDGRAFPMEREHLERMAASADYFDYPFDALAARKALMDAAAPWAGNSAKVRLLLGEDGFFSAEGGPVPEAGEFLLALADTPVQDTEVFLFHKTTRRAVYENARAAHPEAGDVLLWNTRGELTESCIANAAFLLGGRWLTPPVPCGLLPGVMRRRLLESGRISEGVVRVSDLPDVRGIALFNAVRGWMPARLMP; encoded by the coding sequence ATGCGCGGCATGAACCAGCAGTTCTTTGAGAGGTCCCAAACCCCCGGTTTCGCCTGCTTCCCCGGCAGGCGGGAGGCAGTCATTTTTTCTGATCCCCTGGAACTCCTGGAGGCTCGTGCCGTGGACGGGGTGCGCCCGCTGCTCGACGCGGTGGACGCCGCCACCCGGCGCGGCCTGCATGCGGCGGGCTATGTCGCCTATGAGGCCGCCCCCGCCTTTGACCCGGCCCTGGCGGCGCACCCCCGGCTGGAGGGTCTTCCCCTGGCCTGCTTTTTCCTGTACCGGGAACCATTGCGCGTGCCCATGGCGGAACTGTCACCCCCAGCGGGCGCCGGGTGGGCCTTCGGCCCCTGGCAGCCGGGATGTTCCCGGGAGGCGTATGACGAGGCGCTGGAGCGCGTCCGCACGTGGATTGCCGCAGGCGACACCTACCAAATCAACCTCACCTTCCCCATGGGAGCCCGTTTTGAGGGCGCCCCTTTTGCGGCGTTTCTGGACCTCCACCGCGGCCAGCGCAGCGGGGAATGCGCCTTTTTGAACTGCGGCGGGCGCAGCATTCTCTCCCTGTCGCCGGAGCTCTTTTTCCGGCTGGACGGCGGCCTGCTGGAAACCCGGCCCATGAAGGGCACCATCGCGCGGGGCCGCTGGCCGGAGGAGGACCGCGAGCAGGCGCAAAGGCTCATTGAAAGCCCGAAGGAGCGCGCCGAGAACGTCATGATTGTGGACCTCCTGCGGAACGACATGGGCCGGATCAGCGACACGGGCAGTGTCGCGGTCTCCTCCCTCTTCGACACGGAGCGGTACCGGACCCTCTGGCAGATGACCTCCACCGTGCGCGCGCGCACGGGCGCGTCCCTGGGGGAGATTTTCGGCGCCCTGTTCCCCTCCGGCTCCGTGACGGGCGCGCCCAAGGTGCGGGCCATGCAAATCATCCGCGAACTGGAGCCGGAACCGCGCGGGGTGTACTGCGGCGCCGTCGGCCGGGCCGGACCCGGCGGAAAGGCGCGGTTCAATGTGGCCATCCGCACCATTCTGCTGGATGCGGCCGCGGGCGAGGCGCGGTATTCCGTGGGCAGCGGCGTCACCTGGGACTCGCGCGCGGGGAGTGAACACGCGGAATGCCTGCTGAAGGCGGAGGTGCTGCGCGGCCCCGCCGAGCCGTTCCACCTGCTGGAAACCCTCCTCTGGGACGGGCGCGCGTTTCCCATGGAGCGGGAGCATCTGGAGCGCATGGCCGCCAGCGCGGATTACTTTGACTATCCCTTTGACGCCCTCGCCGCCCGGAAGGCGCTGATGGACGCGGCCGCGCCATGGGCGGGGAACTCCGCCAAAGTGCGCCTGCTGCTGGGGGAGGACGGGTTTTTTTCCGCCGAAGGCGGACCGGTTCCGGAGGCCGGGGAGTTTCTGCTGGCCCTTGCGGACACGCCCGTCCAAGACACGGAGGTCTTCCTCTTCCACAAGACCACCCGGCGGGCGGTCTACGAGAATGCCCGCGCCGCGCATCCGGAGGCCGGTGACGTGCTGCTGTGGAACACGCGCGGGGAGCTCACGGAGTCCTGCATCGCCAACGCTGCGTTTTTGCTGGGGGGGCGGTGGCTCACCCCGCCCGTCCCCTGCGGCCTGCTGCCGGGCGTGATGCGCCGCCGTTTGCTGGAAAGCGGGAGAATAAGCGAAGGCGTGGTGCGTGTCTCCGATTTGCCGGACGTTCGGGGGATTGCGCTGTTCAACGCCGTGCGCGGATGGATGCCGGCGCGGCTCATGCCGTGA